atttttcaataaaggaAATTGTTGCATCGCGGCGGGGCCGGTAATTGTCGAGGAAGAGGAACGAGCCCGCGATGTAAACGTATAGGCGTTCCACGGTCGAACGATTCTCATGATCTACGAGTAATTTGCCAAAGTGGACTGGGTTCTTGGTTCCTTGGCGCGGCCGACTCGCGCAAACGTTACAGAAATATTGCAGCGCGAGCAAACTTTCCGGGAAACCGGCGGGGCCGAAAATCTTGGGTAAACAGCCACGCACATACCTCTGCCGTTCGACCACATCCCCGTTTCAACTTGACCCGAGGGAAAATTACTCGAAAGCGTAATTTGAAAAGTAACACGCGTATTTCCATCGACCTCGTTCCCTACTTTCAGCCTGAATATCGGATTATTCTTTCAGACGGGCTGGTGTGCGAGAATCTTTCGTATTCGTTCGATGGCTGTTCGGACCGAGTCCCGAGTGGATAATTAACGAAACTCGACGGATAGCGAGGACGTCGAACGCGTGCCGAgaaaatctctctctctttcgctctttccctctctctgttCGGGAAAACGGAGCTCGGCCGAGGACACCGTGTGAAAGACGAGTGCAGCCTCGGGAAATATCAATGGCCGCTTGTCACCGAGGAAAAATGTGCTTGGCCGTAACCGTGAGGTGTTTGCAGGACGGTCGGAGAAGGCGGCACGCGAAGAGGAGCGTGACGCTGGGCTGGGAGAAAATGAAAGCCGACAACGAGGAGGATCGATAAGTGGAAAACCGAGGTGAGACTGGCGGCGGAAGGGCGCACTGCAGGATCAGAGGGCAGGATCACGCGGCGGCAGGATCGTACCGGCGAGGGTGTAGTCGCATTTGCAATCACCACACCGGAATCCAATTCCCTCTATTCGCGACGCTTTCGTTTCTCATGGTTGGGCGGAGCGCGACGGGTTCTGGAAAGAGGCAGCCATCAATCGGTAGGCGCCCAGCCGAAGCTCGGGGGTTCAAGCTGACGCGCGAAATCCCACCATCGCCTTTCTCCTTCCCGTCCCATCGATTTCACCTCTCGCCCgcgataatttatttaaaccagaCCCGTTCGCCTGCCAAAGAGTAACCGACAATTAGCGGGAACGATATTACGAGGCTGGCGCGCCGCGAGGATTCCTTGGAAATTCGATCGCACGCGATATCTCCAGCGACGCTTATTATCGCCAGCCGCGTTCCCTCACGAGCTGTTCGATTAATTCGTCGACTCGCACTGACGCCACAGCTCGTTATATTCGCCACGCTATCCGCCATTCGCGGCTCAACCGCATCTTCCGTTGCTTTTTCCGTGAATACCACCGATAGCGAGGCCGGAAAATCCACGCGCCCGTCCAGCTGTCCGTATTGAAATAATTACTCGCGCCGGATTAGCCATATCGAATCGTAATTACGCCGTGtcgaataattattaatacGTTCCGGTAATTTCGCTGGAAGTAACGGGAagcgttcgaaacattttccgcGATTTCTGTTTCTTCCTCCGGAACAAAGCATAATTAATAAGGATCGTGTAAAAGAGGAACGAGCGAAATACCGGAACAGCGCGGGCCGCATTGATGatacgaaatattttcatacgcTATCCGTGCTCTCCTCTGTCATGTAATTTCTCGGGTAACATCGCTCAATCCTGAGAGCTACCGTGGTCTTTCCATTTTCGCTACCAACACACCGTTGAAACGTCGAACAAAGGAGCGTTTATAAAATGCATAAAAcgcgaataaaaatataaaatggaaCTGTAATGAATATGCAATCGGCCTTTGTGTTTCACATGGACGGTATTTCagattatatttgaaatattaaaatttgttctgTTCAGGAGTGGGTTTTAGACGAGCGATATTAACGTTCAACGAAGCTTTCGTTCCGCCTCTTTAATTTTCCACAGAGTCTGAATAGACGTTTCTAATTAAATGGCAAAATTAAGCAGTTTCGCACAGCTGGCCACGGCTAGAGACTCGCTCGGTTTGCGATGCGCGACTTCAGCCAGTGATTATCGGTTAATTAGCTTGGTAAACCTCTAGTTTGTTTACGGTAAAAAGAACCAGACGGACCGAACGTGTTTTCTTCGAGTTCTCTCAACTTTTCCATAAAACCATACctttccccctctctctctctctctctttctctctctctcccctgctTTCCGCGTTACCCGCGTGTCTTCTCTCCGTTCGtccattattatttttatttcgaaagttTACGCTCGCCGTTCGCAACAAGGCGTTCGGAAATTTCAGCTGGAACTTTGCTGCCCGGGTTGCTGGTGGCGAAAAGTAAAGAGAGAATGTAGAAAACTTCATAAAGCGGAAGCTAAAGGGGAAGTCGTACTTCCCTGGAATCGGCTGGAAGCCGGCTCGAAGTCGGCCCGATATTTGACGAGCGAGACACGCGCCGAAAGTTTACAGCGGAGCTGTTTCGCCCTGTTACTCCctatttctttctattttttcctCCCCGATTTCCCGCCCTTTTTCTTCCGTTGCTTTTTACGCAAACAGCCGCGTACGTGGAAAAAGTGTAAGGAAGGGAATTAGCGGGAATGTCGGGAGCGAGATGAAGTGGAATTACTGGGAACGAAGAGGCCGCGAACTCGTGTAAATTTCATAGCCCGGGCATACCGCGCGAAAGGAGAACAATAAAGCGTTTCATTCCTTTATAAACAAATCTTCATTCCGCTGTTCTTCGGCCGCGCTTGAAAAACTAAAGTGTCGCTAAATCAAGAGGGCTTTAAAGTTGCAAGAAACCACGGCACAATAACTCGGAATGAAGTTCGAATTTTACGACGACTCGTATGAATGAGGAGAGCACAATACACGCCGCTGCGAATTATCTCGTAATTTAAATGAGAAAACGGCGTGTTTCTGAATAAACTTACCTAGCTGAATACTTTCGTTCGAATTTTTCCCTTTGTTCGAGGAAACAACGGGCAAACCGTCGCCAGCCGGGTCTTAACGAAGACGCGAATCAGCCAGCGTGAAATATAAATTGCGGAGATGTGCCGATCGATTCGAGATGCCCGTTCGCGCGAGAATTCCCGCTCGTTTCCATCGGCCTGCCCCGGTATTTCCAGACAACGCAACGATTTTCGATCAGTCGCCTCATTTTCCCCTCATATTTCATTCGTTCCTGCGAACCTCGAGACGGACCCCGGTCGTCTCGGTCCAACGATCCccgtttcctttttattttccttCCGAAAATGCTACGCGTTTGCCACGGTGCAACCGCGCGACTGAATCTTCCGACCAGACGAACCTGGAAAAAAGTAAATTCCCGATTGCGAGGTTTTAATCGCGTCGCGAGTACACCGCCGGAATTCACGACTAGGCGAAATTGGAACGAGAGTCGACAATTATATCGGCGGGGTGCCCTCTGGCAAGAAGAAATTAGTTTCTCTGATATTCAATTTTAATAGCTGGTAAGACCGCAAGAAGGAACACCCGTTCTATTCTTCTTCTCTTGCTTTCCATCTCATTGGCTTCCTGCCTTGCCCGCGAAAGTCCACTAAAGATTGTTCGATAACTTCGCTTTCCGGAATACCTCGGCAAAGAAAATTCCCCGCACGAAGGAACGATAAAACAAAGGACAGGAGAACAAtgataactaatttcaatgggcCGTCAAATACGGGTGAATACTATTAATTACCGATAACAATTGTCCATTAATCTTGCCGGGCGTTTATTGAAATCATAGCGATATCGCGACACGATTTCGACGAGCCAATAGGGAAATTCCGATTAAGAATTATCACAAAGATATTTCTGTCCGCTTAATCCCATTGCCAAATCTATTTTGCGCATATTTAGCTTTTAATCTGTCGTTAATTGCGCGACAATACCGGCAACGAGAAAACGAGGCGTTTCACGTCATTACGACACAACGTCGGACCGCGTTTAAGTCAGTATGACTAATTAATTCGGTAAATCACTGTTTCAGCGCAATGTCGTTACAACCGCTAATATATACCTCGCAGGCTACTTTGTCAGCGAGCGATTATCGTCAAATTATATTATTCGTTCCCTAGCTCCACTCGTTTTATCCAGCATTATTGTAAACCACGCGTTTCACCATTTACCATCTGACACAGCCAACACATTTTAGCCCAAACATAAGCAGCTTATCCGGCTTTTCTGCTCGTTTTCTATACCGTAATTACATTCGAGGAAATATCTTCGAccagaagggagagagagagagagggaatggAAGCTATTTCAACGAAAAGCGTATGTTACCTTGCAGTACAGCTTGTTCCAAAAACGCTTCGCCAACGCTTTCTGCTAATTGCAGCGGCGCGCTGGCTGTTAATTACAGCAAAGAAATTGCTCAAAGGGGTTGCACGGTTTCGAAGAAGTCATCGTGCCAACGCCCCTTGAATCAACCAGGAAATTTAATACTCACGGAAACGTTCGGAGTCGTATTCCGATTGAAATCGCGGAATTACGAAATTTTCTCTCGCTTGCAATTACAGGGAAATATCCGCCCGTGTCAGAGACATTCTCCCGATGCTTTAAACAGAGCCAATAAAGGTCGATAAAGCCGTGTCGATGCATCGGCAATATTTTCATACTACTTAATAACGTCTGTTTATTAACGATTTTCACGTAACCGGCCGGGAGAATTATGGCGCAGTTACGACGCGCGCCGTCCTTTCGTCGCTCAACGATCGCTGCTTTTACGTAGCAACATTTTTATTGCTCTGTCCCAGATTATTGTTGTTCCGTCTGGCTGCTTCTGCACACAACGTAATCTAGTTTACGCTGCAGAGGAAATGTTAAGCACGGGGACGCACGCGGCACGCAGCGGCCGGAAAAACCCGTGAAAAACGCGCGTTCTCGTCGTCATAACCGTTCCTTTTACGAGGACACACAGTTGTCCTGTACGTGGCGGAAAGGTCTGGATGCAAAGGTCGAGGGAGCTCGTTCGATAGCCGGACCTCCAGGCAATCCTTTTGTCGCGCGTTTTATCATAACGCGACGGACGACAAGCGGGCACAATGCGCTTCCTACCAACGAAATTAGTACGCCGACAGTGGCAACGCGTGTGTACGCCAACCAGGGATACATTCTCGCTAAAAGGTATTGTGTCTGCACGCAATTAAATGCATCTCGTTCGACCAACCGATTTGTCGCGTTTAGCATCGCGTGTCGTTAATCACCGGTATTTCTCTTCTTCGACTTTACCCACGATTAGATCCTATTTGCACGACATCGTTCTTTCGCGAACCTTAGTCGAATTAGCCTAAAAACACGTACAGAGCGACGCAAAGATGCACGCTTTTccttctttattttctttttttttattttcagtgTTATACCGTCCACGACACGGCGAGGATGCACGCGACGGTGTCCAAAGGCGAGAGTCTCGTTAATTTGGAAAACCGTCCGATCGGTTTCGTCGCTGTTCCTGATAAGCTTGGATACGTAATCACAGGGGACATCCATATGTCCGTGACGATCGGATTGTCAATCAGTAAACGTCACTTCCGTTAAAAACATCGGTCGCCGTTCGTTGGTTTTCGCGCGCGTCGATTTTTGATTCGCTCTGTGAATTTCTGCGCTTCCAGCCTTCTCCGTGCTAATTGGGCAAGTGATTTGGAACGAATGAAACTCGCGAATGTTTCCACTCGCTTATCCCTTTTattcgtttattttttttctcgtcttatcttttttttttctttttatttctctttCAATCGATGCAACAATGAGGAAACAAACAACGCTGCGTAACAGGAACAATTGCAACGTAACAAGAAATCTTTGGTAATGGAAGTGACAACGACGTTCCGTTTAATGGTGATGTCCTCCGCTGTGGTCGTTACCATCGCTGTTGAGGACGTGAGCGAAAAATCCGTCCTTTCCTGCGCGATATTTCACCGTTCTAATGTTACCACCCGGCTCTTTTATCGTGTATTCACCGACCACTTCTTTACCTGCAAAGCACCGTAAAAAAGAACGATTATTATCGGAAGCGAGCGGGTATACCCGAAATGTGATCCGAGcgtgtaaataattttcactCGACGGGCTGACATTTGTTCCCGGTAAAGtcaaaaggaaataactgaaaaTTATTTCTTGTTTATCCCCGAGTGAAGGAATTCGGAGGAGTAATTTCCTCGGACGAAAAATCGCTTGGTAAAATTCGCATGACACGCGTAAACAGCGGAGAGTAAAATTACGTTGGAACAAAACGAGTAGTAGGCCCATGGAACTTTGGTGAAAAGCTGTTTCAAAGGTTTATCGAGGTGCTCGACGAGATATGTCCCTTTCAGACAAGTCAACAGACGGTTATCGTTCAGCGTTGCTTCCCGGAATTATCTCGCTTCAGATGCATCCGTTTCGTTGCTTCGTCTTCCAATTTGCACGCGAAACTCGAAGCTGCATGTCTCGAGTGCAGGGATGAGACGACAAGCTCACGCACAAATGGCATTCATATTCGAGGTGTAGCTAGTTAGCGGATTAACGCGATAAAGTGAAAAGGGATAGGTTCGTCAGCAGCCTCGTCGTATCGCGAATTATTTCCAAAGCAAATCCCCCTTTCGCGAATAATCAACGAAGCCACGAGAGTGTTTCTTCTCGCGGAAGGGCCGGGACGTCAAACGCACTTCGCGATACCGATCTCGTTCTTTGAGTCTGCCAGTCGAgcaatttcgaaatttccacGCTGAATGGGCTCTGCGTGGCTCCGCAATCGAGCATGGTTAAATCGAGATGTTCCAGCGGAAGATTCGCTTCGCCATAGGTAATTACTTCTCTCGTTAACTCTATTAGACGGCCGAGGGTAACCAAACGACAGGAACTCGGAGACGTGCCGTggggaaaatgttgcttccaaTACATCGCGGATATTCCGAACGATTTTTCGTCGGGCCAGATTTAAAAATCACTCGAAGCTACTCGGCGTCTGTTAAACAATCCGGTGGAAATAAGCTTCTCGAGTTTTCGACGTTCGAGGGTCATTAATGTAGGGCACAGTCTGGTTTTAATTAGGCcgattacatagaaacgaagGTGGAAGAAGCCGTGGATGTTAGGAGACTTGCGACAAACTCTCGAGTTCAAAAGGGTGCGCAAACGAAGACGACTTTCGAAAGCGTCCTACGCGCTCGGGACGCCTTTCGAATCACGGTAAACTAATTAAAAGACGCGACTCGAGGATCCGAGAATTTTCCATGGACGGAGCACGGGAGGATAAGTTTGAACTCGAGAAAAGAACGCGATGTCTCGGAAGGCTCCTTCGATATTCCAGACACGATATCGCCGGTCACTCCGCCAAAGATCGTTCTCTCGTTTCTTACGCTTCCCGTCCACTCGTTATTTTGCTTACCACGTTTCCACGCTGTTTCTCACGTGTCTGCTACTTATAGTCGTACCAAGCGAATCGGGACAGCTTTCTTTCGCGGCAAACAGAagattcatttttctttttcttttctcgccGAGTGACCTACCGTCTCTGTGCTCCTTCTGTCCGTGATAGTCCCCGGTGTGGTGATCCTCCACGCCGTAAGAGAACTCGTAGTGCGGATGTGCCACGTAGTCGTGGTCATGATGGCCATGCTTCCCTTCCCAAGTCACCTCGTGAGCCTTGCCTACCACGGGTCCGTGGAAATGTTGGAAAGAGTGCGCGTGGCCGTCAGCCTCTACCTTCCGGTCCAACAGCACCGACACCACCAGAACGGATGCGATAAACTAGCGGAAAACGGTTAATTTTGCATCGTTCGTATATCGGAGTGGTTCTGCTTTTACTTTCACGGGGATGAAGATAAAGGGAAAGAAAGGAATTTTCAGGACCAACGAACGAGGCGAAACGTTTCCATCTTCAGAATTTCCAATTTACAAAGCGATTAACCGATTTCACGAGGAATCGATAAAAGACCAGAAGAATCTTCATCCTGGTCTCTAAGTAAATGGTAGAAAAGGATTGATCAAAACCGGCGACTGGAAAACTCGACGTAGATCGGCCAGGATGAGAGAAAAATGAAGAATGGTCGATCGCGCGATGTACACTCACTTTAAAAGCCATATCACTGTCGGCTGGCCGTGCTATGTCCCGGTGTAAACAGATAGAACAGATCGAATATCAGGAACGATCGATATCAGTCGTCGGCGATCGTCCGAAAACTGAGTAGTTCGGCTGGATGGTATTGTTCCTTTTATAGGTCCACTTTAAAAGTTTCCCTCAGCTTAATTCTTCTTTGGATCCATGCCCGGAACTTTGCCGCTGCAGACGTTGCAAAACACAATTATTCAAGCGGGCCGAGGCCGCAAAAAGCGTGGCGCGGTGCTCGCTCGAGCGCACATTAGCCAATCCCGGCACACTAATGGAGTTCGTTGAGAAAGAGGAGGAAAAAATGGAACGCAGGAAAGGCATTGGTTCCTTCAGCTTTGGTGACACACGCGTATCGATCATGGGCATCGGCTGCGCGTCATGCACGATAGATCTCGCAGATTCTGTTACGAGTTCTCCGCTTTCTTCTCAAACGCTCTACTCCGGAGCCGCGATCGCATGCTCCATTTCCTCCGAAATTCCACGTTACGTCGGGATTGTTTAGAAACCCGATTATCGTAACTCGACGTCGTGCTGCGGAAGCTGTTTCTCCCTTGGTTCCGCGTGCCTTTGCGCTACGCGACCCCTTAAACACCTTAAACACCAACGAGCACTGCTCCATCCAGGATACACCTCCATTTCTTTCTCCAGCATTCTTAAAATTCCCTTTTTATTTCCCTTCTTTCGCACTAATCCAGACAAGAAGGACGTAATCTTGCCGTTCGATGGATCTTATCGGCGCAGTGGCGAGAAAATAGCGGTCAGACGTGTGGGTGTTGCTGAATATTCACGGCGCTGGTCGGTAGCCGGTGAATGTTTTATTCCCGTCGACGATCCTTACGTTATTAACAAAAACTAGAGGATTCTATTTGCTCTGTCGCGAAGCGAAATGGTTCTCgccgacagagagagagagagagagagagagagagaggtggagaGGAGGGATTCTGGCACACGATGTGCTGGAGCGGCGGAAGTGCTCGAAGAGGCGCTCGGCTTTTGAGTTATGACACTTTTTGAGTCGAGGAGTCGCAATGTGAATGGCGCATCCGAGTCCAGCGTAATATCATACCTCGATCTCAGGGTTGGGTCGGCGATAAATCTGCCTTAAATAAGATTTGCCGGCGACACTCTAGCGAAATAAAAGGAACGGGGGCCGGGTCGTGGAGAGGTCGGGAGGCGGCCACCGTTTACCttccttcgacgtcgcctacttCACCTCGCCGATTGCTAATTTTCGATTTGCCACTGCACGCCACTCGAGTACCGTCTCTAACGAAATTTCTCAAACGTTTTTCCTGCTAGAACACGCTTGTCAGCTTTCATCTAGATCCGGATGTGTCAACCTGCTCCGGTTTATCACAGCGGTATCAAACGCTGGCCCGAAAGGTAATATtcgataaaatatatttaaaaataaacgtAGAACTTAAACTTTCGAGTATACGCgtaaataacttttttcctTGTTCCCTGGATGTATTTTTTATCGATAAATTTGTTCCCTCTGCCCCTCGAAACTCTATGCCCTCCTTCACCTATATTCCTCCACATCCGCAAAAGTTGGAATTCATAAAAGGTAGATGTATCGTGGTCTCGAGTTCGCCGGCCAATCCGCGATCGGCTACCATTTGTGGCCCGGCCAGGAAAATTCGGCGTCAAACACCCCGAAGGGCCACGTGGCTCGCGGAACGAAATTTCCGTGCGTAACGTGTAGTAAAATTTTCCTTATCGATGAAACGCGACTGCTTGGCCGTCGTTTCATTGCTCACGTTTTACGGCGCACGCGACGCATACGTGTTTCCGAATTCCTGCCATACGCGCGGACACGTGATGCTGGAATAGTATTCATATTTCAATCCCGCGAGACGAGCTCTCGGAATACAACTCCCTGCCTATACCCGCAAACGAGAAATTGGCACACCTTACACGATAAATCACGGTACTACGCGAGTACGTATAGCTTTCGGCTT
The nucleotide sequence above comes from Lasioglossum baleicum unplaced genomic scaffold, iyLasBale1 scaffold1873, whole genome shotgun sequence. Encoded proteins:
- the LOC143221075 gene encoding cuticle protein 7-like; the encoded protein is MAFKFIASVLVVSVLLDRKVEADGHAHSFQHFHGPVVGKAHEVTWEGKHGHHDHDYVAHPHYEFSYGVEDHHTGDYHGQKEHRDGKEVVGEYTIKEPGGNIRTVKYRAGKDGFFAHVLNSDGNDHSGGHHH